In a genomic window of Nostoc sp. UHCC 0870:
- the pssD gene encoding PssD/Cps14F family polysaccharide biosynthesis glycosyltransferase — MKVLLVCSSGGHFKGLQQLRSFWENYDRVWVSFNTATTQAALNEETVYWAYSPTNRNFPNLLRNLYLAFKVIRETKPDLIVSTGAGVAVPFLIMGKLFGSQTVFIESVTRIHTLSLSARLVLPFLSLLYVQWPQLQARYPQAELISPQES, encoded by the coding sequence ATGAAAGTATTATTAGTTTGCTCTTCCGGTGGACATTTTAAAGGTCTTCAACAATTGCGTTCTTTTTGGGAAAATTATGATCGAGTTTGGGTGAGTTTTAATACAGCAACTACACAAGCTGCTCTGAATGAGGAAACGGTTTACTGGGCTTATAGTCCTACTAACCGCAATTTTCCTAATTTGCTGAGAAATTTATACTTAGCTTTTAAAGTCATTCGAGAAACTAAACCCGATCTAATTGTCTCTACGGGGGCTGGTGTGGCTGTTCCCTTTTTGATTATGGGGAAACTCTTTGGTAGTCAGACAGTATTTATCGAATCTGTAACCCGGATTCATACTTTGAGTTTATCCGCCAGACTAGTTTTACCTTTTCTCAGTCTTCTATATGTGCAGTGGCCACAACTACAAGCCCGTTATCCTCAAGCTGAACTCATCAGTCCCCAAGAGAGTTAA
- a CDS encoding glycosyltransferase yields MKPKISHLIGGQGMGLTKNRLLPPEKIALIQSSRIVDNFLAVPPKPRLIDQPFIIGVYGRFCFQKGFDILIDAVNQLSNRLIPPRNPVALAKAIQELVDLPAAELAQMGEQGKASAINAWDSYISNWQQLLEAVT; encoded by the coding sequence ATGAAACCAAAAATTTCCCACCTCATAGGCGGTCAAGGAATGGGCTTGACCAAAAACCGATTACTACCGCCTGAAAAAATCGCCCTAATTCAGTCCTCCAGAATTGTAGATAATTTCTTAGCTGTTCCCCCCAAACCCAGGCTTATAGATCAACCATTCATCATCGGTGTATATGGAAGATTCTGCTTTCAAAAAGGCTTTGATATCTTAATCGATGCCGTCAATCAACTATCTAATCGACTTATACCACCAAGAAATCCAGTAGCACTAGCGAAAGCAATTCAGGAATTAGTTGATTTACCTGCTGCTGAATTAGCCCAGATGGGAGAACAGGGAAAAGCTTCTGCTATCAATGCTTGGGATAGTTACATATCTAACTGGCAACAGCTACTAGAGGCGGTGACATGA
- a CDS encoding ATP-binding protein — protein sequence MKIDVLIHNSRLQVASNLDAMATIVEWFEQFNHTPVTYQLWLEAQTAVIEGFTNVVRHAHSHLSPETPVDLTVKISQEFFEICIWDQGDIFDFELALENFHQEVSDRTFNPLDHEAHWGCIFLLKLRKEYEWIISYTRESGDINCLLLKKKLVINH from the coding sequence ATGAAAATAGATGTATTGATCCATAATTCTAGACTACAAGTTGCCAGTAACCTTGACGCAATGGCAACAATTGTAGAATGGTTTGAGCAATTCAACCACACACCAGTAACTTATCAATTGTGGCTAGAAGCCCAAACTGCTGTAATTGAAGGTTTTACCAATGTGGTACGCCATGCCCATAGCCATCTAAGTCCTGAAACCCCTGTGGATTTGACCGTAAAAATATCTCAGGAATTTTTTGAGATTTGCATTTGGGATCAAGGCGATATTTTTGATTTCGAGCTGGCTTTAGAAAATTTCCATCAAGAAGTTAGCGATCGCACATTTAACCCCTTAGACCATGAAGCTCATTGGGGGTGTATCTTCTTACTAAAGCTTAGAAAAGAATATGAATGGATCATTAGTTATACTCGTGAATCTGGAGACATAAATTGTCTATTGCTGAAGAAAAAGCTAGTTATTAATCATTAG
- a CDS encoding glycosyltransferase family 2 protein, whose amino-acid sequence MKVSVIIPVYNSAGSVAETLRSVLAQTFKDFEIIIVDDGCTDKSIEICQQFDDGRIQFVHQRNRGLAGARNTGIRHAQGEYLAFVDSDDLWLPEKLAKHVDHFERSSTVGVSFSRSSFIDDQGQPLGIYQMPKLTDITPEYLFCRNPISNGSSVVIRRDVLREIKFQENLYGEVEDFYFDDRFRQSEDIECWLRIALQTNWKIEGIAEALTLYRVNMGGLSANIIKQYESWEQILVKTQVYNPEFVEKWGNKARAYQLRYLARRATRQRSPKIAVSLLHQALKIHWRILLEEPRRTLISCGAAYLLWILPQSAYQWLEKLMMQITGTSQKRRIQHEQVKSAE is encoded by the coding sequence ATGAAAGTATCTGTAATTATTCCGGTTTATAATTCTGCGGGTTCTGTGGCTGAAACTTTGCGATCGGTTTTGGCGCAGACATTTAAGGATTTTGAAATTATTATTGTTGATGATGGTTGCACAGATAAGAGTATTGAGATTTGTCAGCAATTTGATGATGGGCGGATACAATTTGTTCATCAACGGAATCGGGGCTTGGCTGGGGCGAGAAATACCGGGATTCGTCACGCACAAGGGGAATATTTGGCTTTTGTTGATAGTGATGATTTATGGCTACCGGAGAAGTTAGCGAAGCACGTTGATCATTTTGAACGTTCATCTACGGTGGGTGTGAGTTTTTCTCGTTCTAGTTTTATTGATGATCAGGGTCAACCTCTGGGAATTTATCAAATGCCTAAGTTGACTGATATTACACCAGAATATTTGTTCTGTCGTAATCCTATCAGTAATGGTTCTTCGGTGGTTATTCGCAGAGATGTTTTGCGAGAGATTAAGTTTCAGGAGAATCTCTATGGTGAAGTGGAAGACTTTTACTTTGACGATCGCTTCCGTCAATCTGAAGATATTGAATGCTGGCTCAGGATTGCTCTGCAAACTAACTGGAAAATCGAAGGTATAGCGGAAGCTTTGACTCTTTATCGGGTGAATATGGGGGGTTTATCAGCCAATATTATCAAGCAATATGAATCTTGGGAGCAGATTCTGGTGAAAACTCAGGTCTATAATCCTGAATTTGTGGAAAAATGGGGTAATAAGGCTAGAGCCTATCAACTACGGTATTTAGCCAGGAGAGCAACCAGACAGCGATCGCCTAAAATTGCTGTCAGTCTATTACACCAAGCTTTGAAAATACACTGGCGGATTCTTTTAGAAGAACCTCGCCGCACATTAATCTCTTGTGGTGCTGCATATTTACTCTGGATTTTACCCCAATCTGCTTACCAGTGGTTAGAAAAATTGATGATGCAAATCACTGGTACAAGTCAAAAACGACGTATCCAGCATGAACAAGTTAAGAGTGCTGAGTAA
- a CDS encoding glycosyltransferase family 2 protein — MIISKPMVSVIIPAYNAAEFLGAAIASVQKQTFSDWELLIINDGSTDDSVAIIGEYQTIDDRIHLINQLNQGVSTARNLGVEKSRGQFLAFLDADDQWLPNKLYQHLKHFQSHPQLGVSFSQVEILNQAGEPTGQVSSSRLSNLKPEYFLSENPTTTTSNWVVRREVFHQVGGFCKDMSFSEDLEWLLRVSCTDWEVAGIDEVLTRYRTSSGGLSSNLYHMEAGWNQLVDRARVYAPALVERHFALAQAVHLRYLARRAFRLGVPADVGVDFMTRALRSDWRLLVYEPRRSFLTLVAVLGVWLMEGIFARSRRFAASRRVARRRRE; from the coding sequence ATGATAATTAGTAAGCCAATGGTATCGGTGATTATACCTGCTTATAATGCGGCTGAGTTTTTAGGGGCGGCGATCGCTTCTGTACAAAAACAGACTTTCTCTGATTGGGAGTTATTGATTATTAATGATGGATCTACGGATGACAGTGTGGCAATTATCGGAGAATATCAAACTATAGATGACCGTATTCATCTAATCAATCAACTCAATCAGGGTGTTTCTACTGCCCGCAATCTGGGAGTAGAAAAAAGTCGAGGTCAATTCCTGGCTTTTCTCGATGCAGATGATCAGTGGCTACCAAACAAGCTCTACCAACACCTGAAGCATTTTCAATCTCATCCCCAGTTAGGGGTAAGCTTTTCTCAGGTGGAAATCCTTAATCAAGCGGGTGAACCAACCGGACAGGTTTCTAGTTCCCGTTTAAGTAATTTAAAACCAGAATACTTTCTTTCAGAAAACCCCACTACGACAACTTCTAATTGGGTAGTGCGTCGGGAAGTCTTTCATCAGGTGGGAGGCTTTTGTAAAGACATGAGTTTTTCTGAGGATTTGGAATGGTTGCTGAGAGTTAGTTGTACTGATTGGGAAGTTGCAGGTATTGACGAGGTTTTGACTCGGTATCGTACTAGTTCTGGTGGGCTTTCATCTAATTTATATCACATGGAAGCAGGTTGGAATCAACTTGTGGACAGGGCGAGAGTTTATGCACCTGCGTTAGTTGAGCGTCATTTTGCTTTGGCTCAGGCTGTGCATTTGCGTTATCTGGCTCGGCGGGCTTTTCGTCTGGGAGTACCTGCTGATGTGGGGGTTGATTTTATGACTCGCGCTTTGCGTTCTGATTGGCGGTTGTTGGTTTATGAGCCTCGGCGGAGTTTTTTAACTCTGGTGGCTGTGTTGGGGGTGTGGTTGATGGAGGGGATTTTTGCACGCAGTAGACGCTTTGCGGCTTCCCGCAGGGTGGCGCGGAGGCGCAGAGAGTAA
- a CDS encoding STAS domain-containing protein, with amino-acid sequence MDYKLQFKVIQPRGIFNGRKGKKLYQEVIEIIQSGINTVLIDFKEITFMDSSGFGTLLLTLKTVRQKEGRLVFSSLNDQIRMILDLSDTARVFEVFPDQASFTQTLAQKQEVIGK; translated from the coding sequence ATGGATTACAAATTACAATTCAAAGTGATTCAGCCTCGTGGAATTTTTAATGGAAGAAAAGGTAAAAAACTTTATCAAGAAGTGATAGAGATTATTCAATCAGGTATAAATACAGTTCTGATTGATTTCAAAGAAATTACCTTTATGGATAGTTCTGGATTTGGAACTCTGCTTTTGACACTGAAAACAGTTCGACAAAAAGAGGGAAGACTGGTTTTTTCTTCACTCAATGATCAAATTAGGATGATTCTAGACCTTAGTGACACAGCAAGGGTTTTTGAAGTATTTCCCGATCAGGCATCTTTTACCCAGACATTAGCTCAAAAACAAGAGGTGATAGGTAAGTAG
- a CDS encoding lipopolysaccharide biosynthesis protein, producing MKAIAKTLAVFKQDRFVRNIGWMGASELVIRVFRLFTTVILARFLSAEDYGLAAIVLTTYEFIRVFTRNGIADKIVQADASEVEELCRTAFGLNWVIAGVLFIVQCLASLAIAQFYGNSNLILPICLIAITYLIYPLAMVQTALIRRENRLNILALISSVQVSTDNVLTAIFALSGWGMWAIILPKFLVAPIWIILTFKYHPWRMTQSVTFAKWRQITSFASRILGVELLTIFRENIDYLLIGRFLGLEALGVYYFAFNAGLGMSLSVINAIRLSLFSDLCNLNSQPVLFAQRYLQSLRKIAFMIVPLVVLQSSLAPFYIPLIFGQKWVERGAVPILMLICCSALSRPFADAASLMFRAFGQTQIELRWNLMFTVCLATGIWVGTQWGILGAAIAVMATHLILQPIYTIWATQHTFNSSKFKAQT from the coding sequence ATGAAAGCGATCGCCAAAACTTTAGCAGTCTTCAAACAAGACCGCTTCGTGCGTAATATTGGCTGGATGGGGGCTTCCGAGTTAGTTATTCGGGTATTTCGCCTGTTTACTACAGTCATTCTGGCGCGGTTTCTCAGTGCGGAAGATTATGGACTCGCCGCAATTGTTCTGACTACTTACGAATTTATTCGCGTGTTTACCCGTAATGGGATTGCAGACAAAATAGTCCAAGCCGATGCTAGCGAGGTAGAAGAGTTATGTCGTACCGCCTTCGGGTTGAATTGGGTAATTGCTGGGGTGTTATTTATCGTGCAGTGTTTAGCATCATTAGCGATCGCACAATTTTACGGTAACTCAAATTTAATTTTACCCATTTGTCTGATTGCGATTACATATCTGATTTATCCCCTAGCAATGGTGCAAACAGCCTTAATCAGAAGGGAAAACCGCCTGAATATTTTGGCTTTGATTAGTTCTGTGCAAGTATCTACAGACAACGTTTTAACGGCGATTTTTGCCCTTTCTGGCTGGGGAATGTGGGCGATTATTCTGCCTAAGTTTTTAGTAGCCCCCATCTGGATTATTCTCACCTTTAAATATCATCCCTGGCGCATGACTCAATCTGTCACCTTCGCTAAATGGCGACAGATTACATCTTTCGCTAGTCGCATCCTTGGTGTCGAATTACTCACCATTTTTAGAGAAAACATAGATTATCTGTTAATTGGTCGTTTCCTTGGTTTAGAAGCTTTAGGTGTTTATTATTTTGCATTTAATGCCGGATTAGGCATGAGTTTAAGTGTAATAAATGCTATACGGCTTTCGTTATTCTCCGACCTGTGCAACCTCAACTCTCAGCCCGTGTTATTCGCCCAACGTTATCTGCAAAGTCTGCGGAAAATCGCGTTTATGATTGTGCCTTTAGTCGTGTTGCAATCGAGTTTAGCACCTTTCTACATTCCCCTAATATTTGGGCAGAAATGGGTAGAAAGAGGTGCTGTACCCATTTTAATGCTGATTTGTTGTTCAGCCCTATCCCGTCCCTTTGCTGATGCAGCTTCGTTAATGTTCCGCGCCTTTGGTCAGACACAAATTGAATTGCGTTGGAATCTGATGTTTACGGTGTGTTTGGCTACGGGGATTTGGGTAGGGACACAATGGGGGATTTTAGGAGCTGCGATCGCAGTTATGGCAACCCATTTAATTCTCCAACCAATTTACACTATTTGGGCAACTCAGCACACTTTCAATAGTTCAAAGTTCAAAGCTCAAACTTAG
- a CDS encoding PP2C family protein-serine/threonine phosphatase, with product MAEIPDSKVKILVIDDDRIIQLIIKGTLEEQGYEVILASSGIQGLEKAHKYYPAIIICDWQMDEMDGLEVCREIKSQSFLATTFFILLTSRTSVEDRVEGLDTGADDFLSKPIEMSELKARVRAGLRLYQANRELQRLAKDLKVQKHLLEIELKEAADYVTSILPAPMSGLVTINSRFLPSRQLGGDCFDYYWLDDEHLVIYLLDVSGHGLAAALPSISVHNLLRSHSLPKARLTQPSEVLEDLNEIFQMDKHNAQYFTIWYGVFNRSSHQLTYASAGHPPALLFSPSTDSGLEVKQLCTRSLPIGAFAEAEYHNAVCDIQPDSKLYVFSDGVYEVEKSNGTMWDLEGFINFLNLYNQSLKLDLESILEYLKTYTNIQSFTDDCSLIEIKFS from the coding sequence ATGGCTGAAATACCTGATTCCAAAGTTAAAATTTTAGTAATTGATGATGATCGTATTATCCAACTCATTATCAAAGGAACACTAGAAGAGCAAGGATATGAAGTGATTCTTGCGTCTAGTGGTATACAAGGCTTAGAAAAAGCTCATAAATATTATCCGGCGATCATTATTTGTGATTGGCAAATGGATGAAATGGATGGTTTAGAAGTGTGCCGAGAAATTAAATCTCAATCATTTCTAGCAACTACCTTTTTCATCTTACTTACTTCTAGAACATCTGTAGAAGACAGAGTAGAAGGTTTAGATACAGGTGCGGATGATTTCTTAAGTAAACCTATCGAGATGAGTGAATTAAAAGCACGGGTGCGAGCCGGACTTAGACTATATCAAGCCAATCGAGAACTCCAGAGATTAGCCAAAGATTTAAAAGTCCAAAAGCATCTTTTAGAAATAGAGCTAAAAGAAGCTGCTGATTATGTAACATCTATTCTTCCTGCACCGATGTCGGGACTCGTCACCATTAACTCTAGGTTTTTACCATCTCGTCAATTGGGTGGTGATTGTTTTGATTATTACTGGCTAGATGATGAGCATTTAGTTATCTATCTTCTTGATGTTTCTGGACATGGATTAGCTGCGGCTCTACCTTCAATTTCCGTGCATAATTTATTGCGATCGCATTCTCTCCCTAAAGCCAGACTCACTCAACCATCTGAAGTTCTCGAAGATTTGAATGAGATATTTCAAATGGATAAACACAATGCTCAATATTTTACAATTTGGTATGGAGTTTTTAACCGCAGTTCGCATCAACTAACCTACGCTAGTGCTGGACATCCTCCAGCTTTACTGTTTTCTCCATCCACTGACTCTGGTTTAGAAGTTAAACAATTATGTACCCGCAGTCTCCCCATTGGAGCTTTTGCAGAAGCAGAATATCACAATGCTGTATGTGATATTCAACCAGATAGTAAACTCTATGTTTTTAGTGATGGAGTTTATGAAGTAGAAAAGTCTAATGGTACTATGTGGGATTTGGAAGGATTTATTAATTTTTTGAACTTATATAATCAATCATTAAAATTGGATTTAGAATCAATTTTAGAATATCTAAAAACTTATACCAATATCCAATCTTTTACAGATGACTGTTCTTTAATAGAAATTAAATTTAGCTAA
- a CDS encoding sugar transferase encodes MVVSNSKAKLTLVTTRLNSILLVQMPPRLTVLEAVAFREMFKSFLEDSTINKIILDFGQTTIIDSSGVGSMITNLKLAQTKKVELVLWSVNEQVKLAFGLVGLDKILNIETNTQATIPTLNRKTDKRPPVTHPSVRSPVKRAVDIVGAMIGLGVTAVLFVPIAIAIKLDSPGPILFSQTRCGWMGRRFRIWKFRSMVTNAEALKATIANQASGAFFKNDNDPRITRVGRFLRKTSLDEFPQFWNILTGDMSLIGTRPPTPDELEHYEIENWQRLDVRPGLSGEWQVNGRSKIRDFEDVIKLDLRYQDNWSLLYDFKLILKTIIVVFNKDSGAV; translated from the coding sequence ATGGTAGTTTCTAATTCCAAGGCAAAATTAACTCTAGTTACTACTCGCTTAAACAGCATTCTATTAGTACAGATGCCACCCCGATTAACTGTCCTAGAGGCGGTTGCTTTCCGGGAGATGTTTAAAAGTTTTTTGGAAGACTCTACTATCAACAAAATTATCTTAGATTTTGGACAAACCACAATTATTGATAGTAGTGGTGTTGGTTCAATGATTACTAACCTCAAATTAGCACAGACTAAAAAGGTGGAATTAGTTCTGTGGAGTGTGAATGAGCAAGTTAAATTAGCCTTTGGCTTGGTAGGGTTGGATAAAATATTGAACATTGAAACCAATACACAAGCAACTATCCCCACTCTCAACCGCAAGACAGACAAGCGTCCACCCGTAACCCATCCTTCGGTGCGATCGCCTGTCAAGCGTGCAGTTGATATTGTGGGTGCAATGATTGGGTTGGGTGTGACAGCCGTGTTATTTGTGCCGATTGCGATCGCTATTAAACTTGATAGTCCTGGGCCTATACTATTTAGCCAAACTCGCTGCGGTTGGATGGGACGGCGGTTTCGCATTTGGAAGTTTCGCTCAATGGTAACGAATGCAGAAGCCCTCAAAGCTACTATTGCTAACCAAGCTTCTGGTGCTTTCTTCAAGAATGATAATGACCCCAGAATTACCCGTGTAGGACGCTTTCTTCGCAAAACAAGCCTTGATGAATTTCCCCAATTTTGGAATATTCTCACCGGAGATATGAGTTTAATTGGTACTCGTCCCCCAACTCCCGATGAGTTAGAACATTACGAGATTGAAAATTGGCAAAGGCTAGATGTTAGACCTGGACTCAGTGGCGAATGGCAAGTTAATGGTCGCTCAAAAATTCGTGATTTTGAGGATGTAATTAAACTAGATTTACGCTATCAAGATAATTGGAGCTTGCTTTATGATTTCAAACTAATTTTGAAAACAATAATTGTTGTCTTCAACAAAGATTCAGGGGCAGTATAA
- a CDS encoding glycosyltransferase gives MVQYGNSTILPAGARVYRFLKEEKFQDLIHKARIVIAHCGEGTLLLLDSLDKPYILVSRSQQFQEHVDDHQVELALALSQINVPVAWSPGDLVRFIDNPRQVSVSDVSQASAIALCNSLEDRFGQTFNQLQVGV, from the coding sequence GTGGTTCAGTATGGGAACTCGACGATTTTACCGGCTGGTGCTAGGGTTTATCGTTTCCTCAAGGAAGAGAAGTTTCAAGACTTGATTCACAAAGCCCGAATTGTGATTGCACACTGTGGGGAAGGAACTTTACTGCTGTTGGATTCCCTGGATAAGCCTTATATTTTGGTTTCTCGCAGTCAGCAGTTTCAAGAACACGTTGATGATCATCAAGTAGAACTAGCTTTAGCATTATCCCAAATCAATGTTCCTGTTGCTTGGTCTCCTGGTGATTTGGTGCGATTTATTGATAACCCCAGACAAGTATCGGTTTCTGATGTGTCTCAGGCTTCAGCGATCGCACTTTGCAATAGTTTAGAAGACAGATTTGGTCAAACTTTCAATCAATTACAGGTAGGTGTATAA